A stretch of Anaeromyxobacter dehalogenans 2CP-1 DNA encodes these proteins:
- a CDS encoding glycosyltransferase family 2 protein produces MDPTLTVIVPVFDEEDNLERVGRELTAYLDRTSTPAQILFVNDGSRDRSGQMIEALCAADPRFHFVHLARNSGLSAALKAGFDHVETRWAGYIDSDLQTSPDDFDLLMPFAAEYELVTGVRVKRKDTLVKKLSSRIANAIRRSFTHDGASDTGCPLKVIRADVARRIPFFKGMHRFLPALVQLDGGKVKEVPVRHFPRVAGESKYHLWNRLLGPTADLFAYRWMRSRYIRYEIAKKG; encoded by the coding sequence ATGGATCCCACGCTCACCGTCATCGTCCCGGTCTTCGACGAGGAGGACAACCTCGAGCGCGTCGGTCGCGAGCTGACCGCGTACCTCGACCGCACCTCCACGCCGGCGCAGATCCTGTTCGTGAACGACGGCTCGCGCGACCGCAGCGGCCAGATGATCGAGGCGCTCTGCGCCGCGGACCCGCGCTTCCACTTCGTCCACCTGGCGCGCAACTCCGGCCTGAGCGCCGCGCTCAAGGCCGGCTTCGATCACGTGGAGACGCGCTGGGCCGGCTACATCGACTCCGACCTGCAGACCTCGCCCGACGACTTCGACCTGCTCATGCCGTTCGCGGCCGAGTACGAGCTCGTCACCGGGGTCCGGGTGAAGCGCAAGGACACGCTGGTGAAGAAGCTGTCCTCGCGGATCGCCAACGCCATCCGGCGCTCGTTCACCCACGACGGCGCCAGCGACACCGGCTGCCCGCTCAAGGTGATCCGCGCCGACGTGGCCCGCCGCATCCCGTTCTTCAAGGGGATGCACCGCTTCCTCCCGGCGCTGGTGCAGCTCGACGGCGGCAAGGTGAAGGAGGTGCCGGTGCGCCACTTCCCGCGCGTCGCCGGCGAGTCGAAGTACCACCTCTGGAACCGGCTGCTCGGCCCCACCGCCGACCTGTTCGCCTACCGCTGGATGCGGAGCCGCTACATCCGCTACGAGATCGCGAAAAAGGGATGA
- a CDS encoding non-canonical purine NTP pyrophosphatase: MSPVDLLFGTTNPGKLRELRRLVAGLAVRVVSPDDLGRPLPEVVEDGATFQANAEKKAIAWARWSGLHALADDSGLCVDALGGAPGVRSARWSDLEPDGPASPVCELAGVAELELGPVAGRAARDERNNDKLLAALSGLPDPRRAARYEAVLALARPDGTLVGTVTGTCSGRIGRARRGDGGFGYDPLFIPTAELQAGEGTRGRTMAELTPEEKDALSHRGEAFRRLRPLLATLAARGA, translated from the coding sequence GTGAGCCCCGTGGATCTGCTGTTCGGCACCACGAACCCCGGGAAGCTGCGCGAGCTGCGCCGGCTGGTGGCGGGCCTGGCGGTGCGGGTGGTCTCGCCCGACGACCTGGGCCGGCCGCTGCCCGAGGTGGTGGAGGACGGGGCGACGTTCCAGGCGAACGCCGAGAAGAAGGCGATCGCCTGGGCGCGCTGGTCGGGGCTGCACGCGCTCGCCGACGACTCCGGCCTGTGCGTGGACGCGCTGGGCGGGGCGCCCGGGGTGCGCTCCGCCCGCTGGTCCGATCTCGAGCCGGACGGGCCGGCCAGCCCGGTGTGCGAGCTGGCGGGCGTGGCCGAGCTGGAGCTGGGGCCGGTGGCGGGGCGGGCCGCCCGCGACGAGCGGAACAACGACAAGCTGCTGGCAGCGCTGTCCGGGCTCCCCGACCCGCGCCGTGCCGCGCGCTACGAGGCGGTGCTGGCGCTCGCCCGGCCGGACGGGACGCTGGTCGGAACCGTCACCGGGACGTGCTCCGGGCGCATCGGCCGCGCGCGCCGGGGGGACGGCGGCTTCGGGTACGACCCGCTGTTCATCCCGACCGCGGAGCTCCAGGCCGGGGAGGGGACCCGCGGGCGGACCATGGCCGAGCTCACGCCGGAGGAGAAGGACGCCCTCTCCCACCGAGGTGAGGCTTTCCGCAGGCTGCGCCCGTTGCTCGCCACGCTCGCCGCTCGCGGCGCTTGA
- the rph gene encoding ribonuclease PH yields the protein MRKNGRGELDLRPILLEPRVSKHAEGSCLVRFGDTHVLCTASVDEKVPPHVYGTGAGWVTAEYGMLPRSTHERMQREAARGKQTGRTLEIQRLVGRALRAAVDLRAIGPRTVTLDCDVIQADGGTRTAAITGAYVALVQAVRGIQKRRQLAQDPVKRSVAAVSVGIVAGQVHLDLDYDEDSTAEVDMNVVATGDGALVEVQGTAEGKPFPRAELDRMLDAALAGLSRLKELQEAALRTP from the coding sequence ATGCGAAAGAACGGCCGCGGCGAGCTCGACCTCCGCCCCATCCTCCTCGAGCCCCGCGTCTCCAAGCACGCGGAGGGCTCCTGCCTGGTTCGCTTCGGCGACACCCACGTGCTGTGCACCGCCTCGGTGGACGAGAAGGTCCCGCCGCACGTGTACGGCACCGGCGCGGGCTGGGTCACCGCCGAGTACGGCATGCTGCCGCGCTCCACGCACGAGCGCATGCAGCGCGAGGCGGCCCGCGGGAAGCAGACCGGGCGCACCCTCGAGATCCAGCGGCTGGTCGGGCGGGCGCTGCGCGCCGCGGTGGATCTGCGCGCCATCGGGCCGCGCACCGTGACGCTCGACTGCGACGTGATCCAGGCCGACGGCGGCACCCGCACCGCCGCCATCACCGGCGCCTACGTGGCGCTCGTCCAGGCGGTGCGCGGGATCCAGAAGCGCCGGCAGCTCGCGCAGGACCCGGTGAAGCGCAGCGTGGCGGCGGTGTCGGTGGGGATCGTCGCGGGGCAGGTGCACCTCGACCTCGACTACGACGAGGACTCCACCGCCGAGGTGGACATGAACGTGGTCGCGACCGGCGACGGCGCGCTGGTCGAGGTCCAGGGCACCGCCGAGGGCAAGCCGTTCCCGCGCGCCGAGCTGGATCGGATGCTCGACGCCGCGCTGGCCGGCCTGTCGCGCCTGAAGGAGCTCCAGGAGGCGGCGCTTCGCACGCCGTGA
- a CDS encoding N-acetylmuramoyl-L-alanine amidase family protein yields the protein MLAHLAAALIALSATRGPSFVAVIDPGHGGEQEGAVSPRGDREKELTLQIARRVAARLKRLGAKAVLTRAADASVPLAARAALANAIRADLFVSIHLNSMPTAEARRASHGIETYFLSADASDASATAVAARENADRLAGEPELDPSDPVAAILSDLEDTAALQQSSRLAYAVQERLVQALGAEDRGVKQAPFYVLAGARMPAVLLEVGFISHPAEGDRLRSAAYQEQVAGAIVEGIAAYRAQTVRASR from the coding sequence GTGCTCGCGCACCTCGCCGCCGCGCTGATCGCGCTCTCCGCCACCCGGGGGCCGAGCTTCGTCGCCGTGATCGATCCCGGCCACGGCGGCGAGCAGGAGGGGGCGGTCTCGCCGCGCGGCGACCGCGAGAAGGAGCTGACGCTCCAGATCGCCCGGCGCGTGGCGGCCCGGCTGAAGCGCCTCGGCGCGAAGGCCGTGCTCACCCGCGCCGCCGACGCCTCGGTGCCGCTCGCCGCGCGCGCCGCGCTCGCGAACGCGATCCGCGCCGACCTGTTCGTCTCCATCCACCTGAACTCGATGCCCACCGCCGAGGCGCGCCGCGCCTCCCACGGCATCGAGACGTACTTCCTGTCGGCCGACGCGAGCGACGCCTCCGCCACGGCGGTGGCGGCCCGCGAGAACGCCGACCGGCTGGCCGGCGAGCCCGAGCTGGACCCGTCGGATCCGGTCGCCGCCATCCTGAGCGACCTCGAGGACACCGCGGCGCTGCAGCAGTCGTCCCGCCTCGCGTACGCGGTGCAGGAGCGGCTGGTCCAGGCGCTCGGGGCGGAGGACCGCGGCGTGAAGCAGGCCCCGTTCTACGTGCTCGCCGGGGCGCGCATGCCGGCGGTGCTGCTGGAGGTCGGGTTCATCTCGCACCCGGCCGAGGGCGACCGGCTGCGCAGCGCGGCCTACCAGGAGCAGGTGGCGGGCGCCATCGTCGAGGGGATCGCCGCCTACCGCGCCCAGACGGTCCGGGCGAGCCGCTAG
- the selD gene encoding selenide, water dikinase SelD: MSEADKTVRLTSLSHGAGUACKIRPADLAQVLRRLPAVDDPRVLVGHSTRDDAAVYALDAERAVVETVDFFTPVVDDPYWFGRIGAANAFSDIWAMGARPLFALNLVAWPVKTLPMEMLGEVLRGGAETARLAGAPVVGGHSIDDPEPKYGMAVTGLVHPDRVLRNVGARPGDRLLLTKPLGSGIITTAIKRGIAPAPMIDAAVEVMSALNRAAGEVLAESGAVRALTDVTGFGLLGHAWEMAEGSGVALRLHAGAVPVLPGVLDLAAKDVLPGGSKANLAWVEPALRVAPGVAEALPAVLADAQTNGGLLAAVDAARAGAVLEALRAAGVAAVEVGEVLPGDPPRIELVP; encoded by the coding sequence ATGAGCGAGGCGGACAAGACGGTGCGGCTGACCAGCCTGAGCCACGGGGCGGGTTGAGCCTGCAAGATCCGCCCAGCGGATCTGGCGCAGGTCCTGCGCCGCCTCCCGGCCGTCGACGATCCCAGGGTGCTGGTCGGCCACTCGACCCGCGACGACGCGGCCGTGTACGCGCTCGACGCCGAGCGCGCGGTGGTCGAGACGGTGGACTTCTTCACGCCGGTGGTGGACGACCCGTACTGGTTCGGCCGCATCGGCGCGGCGAACGCGTTCTCCGACATATGGGCCATGGGCGCGCGGCCGCTGTTCGCGCTGAACCTGGTCGCCTGGCCGGTGAAGACCCTGCCCATGGAGATGCTGGGCGAGGTGCTGCGCGGCGGCGCCGAGACCGCCCGGCTCGCGGGCGCGCCGGTGGTCGGTGGCCACAGCATCGACGACCCCGAGCCCAAGTACGGCATGGCCGTGACCGGCCTCGTCCACCCGGACCGCGTCCTCCGCAACGTGGGCGCCCGGCCGGGAGACCGCCTGCTCCTCACCAAGCCGCTCGGCTCCGGCATCATCACCACCGCCATCAAGCGCGGCATCGCGCCGGCCCCGATGATCGACGCGGCCGTCGAGGTCATGTCCGCGCTGAACCGCGCCGCCGGCGAGGTGCTGGCGGAGAGCGGCGCCGTGCGCGCGCTCACCGACGTCACCGGTTTCGGCCTGCTCGGCCACGCCTGGGAGATGGCGGAGGGCTCGGGCGTCGCGCTCCGGCTCCACGCGGGCGCGGTGCCGGTCCTCCCGGGCGTGCTCGACCTCGCCGCGAAGGACGTGCTGCCGGGCGGCTCGAAGGCGAACCTGGCCTGGGTGGAGCCCGCGCTGCGGGTGGCGCCCGGGGTGGCGGAGGCGCTCCCGGCGGTGCTCGCCGACGCGCAGACCAACGGCGGGCTGCTCGCGGCGGTGGACGCCGCCCGGGCCGGCGCGGTGCTCGAGGCGCTCCGGGCGGCCGGCGTAGCGGCGGTGGAGGTGGGAGAGGTGCTCCCCGGCGACCCGCCGCGGATCGAGCTCGTCCCCTAG
- a CDS encoding tetratricopeptide repeat protein has protein sequence MEDTLKQALALGRGYYLKKDYGLAEQYLTEVVEQNQSFADVYNMLGVIYHDQGQYQKALRAFEAALRINPGYTDAALNLAVTYNDTGKYREAQETYRHALSRSGAQHGKLDRFVQGKLANMYADIGDVYLSSGLYAEAIAEYRRALALGPAFVDIRAKLAGALRDAGEREAAIAEYEEAVRQAPSYVLARLNLGLSLFTVGRKDEAVGHWQRVLEISPGNRNAEMYLQLAAGQS, from the coding sequence ATGGAAGACACCTTGAAGCAGGCCCTCGCGCTCGGACGCGGCTACTACCTCAAGAAGGACTACGGGCTCGCCGAGCAGTACCTGACCGAGGTCGTCGAGCAGAACCAGTCGTTCGCCGACGTGTACAACATGCTCGGCGTCATCTACCACGACCAGGGGCAGTACCAGAAAGCGCTGCGCGCCTTCGAGGCGGCGCTCCGGATCAACCCCGGCTACACCGACGCGGCGCTGAACCTCGCCGTCACGTACAACGACACCGGCAAGTACCGCGAGGCGCAGGAGACGTACCGCCACGCGCTGTCGCGCTCGGGCGCGCAGCACGGCAAGCTCGATCGCTTCGTGCAGGGCAAGCTCGCGAACATGTACGCCGACATCGGCGACGTGTACCTCTCCTCCGGCCTGTACGCCGAGGCGATCGCCGAGTACCGGCGGGCGCTCGCGCTGGGGCCGGCGTTCGTGGACATCCGCGCGAAGCTGGCCGGCGCGCTGCGCGACGCCGGGGAGCGCGAGGCGGCCATCGCCGAGTACGAGGAGGCGGTCCGGCAGGCCCCGAGCTACGTGCTCGCGCGCCTCAACCTGGGCCTCTCGCTATTCACGGTGGGTCGCAAGGACGAGGCGGTGGGGCACTGGCAGCGGGTGCTGGAGATCTCTCCCGGCAACCGCAACGCCGAGATGTACCTCCAGCTCGCGGCCGGGCAATCGTAA
- a CDS encoding outer membrane protein assembly factor BamD, whose product MRRNLALAAALSAAVALAACGTKHTTFTGGLKLGKTPEENYQAGMDELKADNFTEAVKFFEFVKTKYPFSKFAALSELRLADVKFKQDRYLEAAEAYKQFVQLHPTHEDVDYAEYRSGLAYFKDAPGDFALFPPASEKDQRQAEKAVQVLTDFVQTRTQSKYLADAKKVLAEAQTRLAAREWYVAEYYYKRSRWAGAAGRYETLVDKYPGSTHEPEALWKLASACLKMDEKHRARKALQTLIVKHPGDARRAEAEKLLASIR is encoded by the coding sequence ATGCGCCGGAACCTCGCCCTCGCCGCCGCCCTGTCCGCCGCCGTGGCCCTCGCGGCGTGCGGCACCAAGCACACCACCTTCACCGGCGGCCTGAAGCTCGGGAAGACGCCCGAGGAGAACTACCAGGCCGGCATGGACGAGCTGAAGGCGGACAACTTCACCGAGGCGGTGAAGTTCTTCGAGTTCGTGAAGACGAAGTACCCGTTCTCGAAGTTCGCGGCGCTGTCCGAGCTGCGCCTCGCCGACGTGAAGTTCAAGCAGGACCGGTACCTGGAGGCCGCCGAGGCCTACAAGCAGTTCGTCCAGCTCCACCCCACCCACGAGGACGTGGACTACGCGGAGTACCGCTCCGGCCTCGCCTACTTCAAGGACGCGCCCGGCGACTTCGCGCTGTTCCCGCCGGCGTCGGAGAAGGACCAGCGGCAGGCGGAGAAGGCGGTGCAGGTGCTGACCGACTTCGTCCAGACCCGGACCCAGTCGAAGTACCTGGCGGACGCGAAGAAGGTGCTGGCCGAGGCCCAGACCCGGCTGGCGGCGCGCGAGTGGTACGTGGCCGAGTACTACTACAAGCGCTCGCGCTGGGCGGGCGCCGCGGGCCGGTACGAGACGCTGGTGGACAAGTACCCGGGCTCGACCCACGAGCCCGAGGCGCTCTGGAAGCTCGCCAGCGCCTGCCTGAAGATGGACGAGAAGCACCGCGCCCGGAAGGCGCTCCAGACGCTCATCGTGAAGCACCCGGGCGACGCGCGACGGGCCGAGGCCGAGAAGCTCCTTGCCTCGATCCGCTGA
- a CDS encoding regulatory protein RecX produces MPPPGQPPLARAKAIALRQLASRMRTEAQVRARLARDGLEAEADETVAWLRRLGYLDDAAYARARARSLVAGGRLGPRMAERRLVGEGIGAGEARGAVAAALAGEAGEDPRAAELVLCRALAERRARGRPLADLDAAGRRRLSRFLLGRGFSGAVVARALGVYEDQDG; encoded by the coding sequence GTGCCGCCCCCCGGGCAGCCACCGCTCGCGCGCGCCAAGGCGATCGCGCTCCGCCAGCTCGCGTCCCGCATGCGCACCGAGGCGCAGGTCCGCGCGCGCCTGGCGCGCGACGGCCTGGAGGCCGAGGCGGACGAGACCGTGGCCTGGCTGCGCCGGCTGGGCTACCTCGACGACGCCGCCTACGCCCGGGCCCGGGCGCGCTCGCTGGTCGCGGGCGGCAGGCTCGGGCCGCGGATGGCCGAGCGCCGGCTGGTGGGGGAGGGGATCGGTGCGGGCGAGGCGCGGGGGGCCGTGGCCGCGGCGCTGGCCGGGGAGGCGGGGGAGGATCCCCGCGCCGCCGAGCTGGTGCTGTGCCGCGCGCTGGCGGAGCGCCGGGCGCGGGGGCGGCCGCTCGCGGACCTCGACGCGGCCGGGCGCCGCCGCCTGTCGCGCTTCCTGCTCGGGCGCGGCTTCTCCGGGGCGGTGGTGGCCCGGGCCCTCGGGGTCTACGAGGACCAGGACGGCTGA
- a CDS encoding type IV pilus twitching motility protein PilT — MELNEILQVALRAGASDIHLKAGLPPMFRVDGSLVPLKDARRLPPEEIARMGFGIMNEYQKEKFKQTNEVDLAYGVPGLGRFRVNVFQQRGTLGVVLRVIPFRIQSIEQLMLPKILEKVAGEQRGLVLVTGTTGSGKSTTLAAMIDHINATETCHIMTIEDPIEFLIRDKRSIVNQREVGVDTMSFGQALKSALRQDPDVILVGEMRDLETIETALTAAETGHLVMSTLHTLDATETINRIISAFPPYQQKQVRLQLGSVLKAVISQRLVPRADGKGRVPAIEVLLATGRVRELIEDKDRTKEITDAISQGHTTYGMQTFDQSLMALLRSSLISYEEALRQATNPDDFALRVSGVSGTSDSKWDSFEKPAEAGPAARAPAPGQPAAPRPAPGAPLGRLAPGAAPRPPAAPRAGGQGGPDDDFQIERF, encoded by the coding sequence ATGGAACTCAACGAGATCCTGCAGGTCGCGCTCCGCGCCGGCGCCTCGGACATCCACCTGAAGGCGGGCCTCCCGCCGATGTTCCGCGTCGACGGCTCGCTGGTGCCGCTGAAGGACGCCCGCCGCCTGCCGCCCGAGGAGATCGCGCGGATGGGCTTCGGGATCATGAACGAGTACCAGAAGGAGAAGTTCAAGCAGACGAACGAGGTGGACCTCGCCTACGGCGTGCCCGGCCTCGGCCGCTTCCGCGTGAACGTCTTCCAGCAGCGCGGCACGCTCGGCGTGGTGCTCCGCGTCATCCCGTTCCGCATCCAGAGCATCGAGCAGCTCATGCTGCCCAAGATCCTGGAGAAGGTCGCGGGCGAGCAGCGCGGCCTGGTGCTCGTCACCGGCACGACCGGCTCCGGCAAGTCCACCACGCTCGCGGCGATGATCGACCACATCAACGCGACCGAGACCTGCCACATCATGACCATCGAGGATCCCATCGAGTTCCTCATCCGCGACAAGCGCTCGATCGTGAACCAGCGCGAGGTCGGGGTGGACACGATGAGCTTCGGGCAGGCGCTGAAGAGCGCGCTCCGGCAGGACCCCGACGTCATCCTGGTGGGCGAGATGCGCGACCTCGAGACCATCGAGACCGCGCTCACCGCGGCCGAGACCGGCCACCTGGTGATGTCCACCCTGCACACGCTCGACGCGACCGAGACCATCAACCGCATCATCTCCGCGTTCCCGCCGTACCAGCAGAAGCAGGTCCGCCTGCAGCTCGGCTCGGTGCTGAAGGCGGTGATCTCGCAGCGCCTGGTGCCGCGCGCCGACGGGAAGGGGCGCGTGCCGGCCATCGAGGTGCTGCTCGCGACGGGGCGCGTCCGCGAGCTCATCGAGGACAAGGACCGGACGAAGGAGATCACCGACGCCATCTCGCAGGGCCACACCACCTACGGGATGCAGACGTTCGATCAGTCGCTCATGGCGCTGCTCCGCTCGAGCCTCATCAGCTACGAGGAGGCGCTCCGGCAGGCCACCAACCCGGACGACTTCGCGCTGCGCGTCTCGGGCGTGAGCGGCACCTCCGACTCGAAGTGGGACTCCTTCGAGAAGCCGGCCGAGGCGGGCCCCGCGGCCCGCGCGCCGGCGCCCGGGCAGCCCGCCGCGCCCCGCCCCGCGCCCGGCGCGCCGCTCGGGCGGCTCGCGCCCGGCGCCGCTCCCCGGCCCCCCGCCGCGCCCCGCGCCGGCGGCCAGGGCGGGCCGGACGACGACTTCCAGATCGAGCGCTTCTAG
- a CDS encoding lysylphosphatidylglycerol synthase domain-containing protein: MSQRGGAGRGVVLAAAAAGGAVLVGLVFFRPEWRGGAPALVPRFDLGAFARELPAQARWLVPFAAITAALPALRALVWRAALAPARVRWPDAYHATALGALVHNAVPGKLGPAAAAALLARFTGRPFGAALSSQLVAKLLELAAVVALGAVAAAARGGGAGRAALAGAAAVAALASAAVALARLGPGAARRLSPRHARWAGLVAAGAEGIRGLAAPARLSRALALGALPPLAAAAAYALPLAAFGVADPLAGGAVILALVTFGQLTPGLPVGTGVYYALAALGARRLGADPADAAALAVLTHAATVLTLLAVGAASAAVRRDALREVLRRARAARRGAGPGGDPGGEPAAGRRSRAPT, encoded by the coding sequence ATGTCGCAGCGGGGCGGCGCCGGACGAGGAGTGGTGCTCGCGGCCGCCGCCGCGGGCGGGGCGGTGCTCGTCGGGCTGGTGTTCTTCCGGCCCGAGTGGCGCGGCGGCGCGCCCGCGCTGGTCCCGCGCTTCGACCTGGGCGCGTTCGCCCGCGAGCTCCCCGCCCAGGCCCGCTGGCTCGTCCCGTTCGCGGCGATCACCGCCGCGCTGCCGGCGCTGCGCGCGCTGGTGTGGCGGGCGGCGCTCGCGCCGGCGCGGGTCCGCTGGCCCGACGCCTACCACGCCACCGCGCTCGGGGCGCTCGTGCACAACGCCGTGCCGGGCAAGCTGGGGCCGGCGGCGGCGGCGGCGCTGCTGGCACGGTTCACCGGGCGGCCGTTCGGCGCGGCGCTGTCCTCGCAGCTCGTGGCGAAGCTGCTCGAGCTCGCGGCGGTGGTGGCGCTCGGCGCCGTGGCGGCCGCGGCGCGCGGGGGCGGGGCGGGCCGGGCCGCGCTCGCGGGCGCGGCGGCGGTGGCGGCGCTGGCCTCCGCGGCGGTGGCGCTGGCGCGACTCGGCCCGGGCGCGGCCCGCCGGCTGTCACCGCGCCACGCGCGCTGGGCCGGCCTGGTCGCGGCCGGGGCCGAGGGGATCCGCGGCCTGGCGGCGCCGGCCCGGCTGTCCCGCGCGCTCGCGCTCGGCGCGCTCCCGCCGCTGGCCGCGGCGGCGGCCTACGCGCTCCCGCTCGCCGCGTTCGGGGTCGCCGATCCGCTCGCCGGCGGCGCGGTGATCCTCGCGCTCGTCACCTTCGGCCAGCTCACCCCGGGGCTGCCGGTGGGCACCGGCGTGTACTACGCGCTCGCGGCCCTGGGCGCGCGCCGGCTCGGGGCCGATCCGGCGGACGCGGCCGCGCTCGCGGTGCTCACGCACGCCGCCACGGTGCTGACGCTGCTCGCGGTCGGCGCCGCGTCGGCGGCCGTCCGCCGCGACGCGCTGCGCGAGGTGCTGCGGCGGGCGCGGGCGGCGCGCCGGGGCGCCGGGCCGGGCGGGGACCCCGGCGGCGAACCGGCGGCCGGGCGCCGCTCACGCGCGCCTACATAG
- a CDS encoding phospholipase D-like domain-containing protein, whose amino-acid sequence MRLRTDGVLASAFPLALGVALGGHLSRRLRRQQLARRFIRLADEVPLDVLLEREVGVPVREANEVSLLEDGSIFDALEREIRSARESIHICEFMWRGTGDPSERIGRAVLERRPGVVCRIVLDWFGSQHFDPALERRLVASGCAIRRHAPLPDPFRCNHRRVLVFDGRTAFVGGFGIWKSWLGNGVGEEGWRDTAARVRGPAVGDLQRAFDESFQAAGGQPLPASAYPRLAPAGPHRVAVVASTPAWARATLAARMSYALLASARRRLWIANSYFVPDRSLQDVLIARARAGVDVRVLAPGPWHDVPLVQAGQRRTYRRLLAGGVRVFEYDASMMHAKTILADGACAIGSTNMDSQSLSFLWETSIVTDAPEAAAGLARRFGLDLTRSYEIEPGAWRRRPRAMRLREAGAAVAEPWL is encoded by the coding sequence ATGCGCCTGAGGACGGACGGAGTGCTGGCGAGCGCCTTCCCGCTGGCGCTCGGGGTGGCCCTGGGCGGCCATCTCTCCCGCCGGCTGCGCCGGCAGCAGCTCGCCCGGCGGTTCATCCGCCTGGCGGACGAGGTGCCGCTCGACGTGCTGCTGGAGCGCGAGGTGGGCGTACCGGTCCGGGAGGCGAACGAGGTCTCGCTGCTCGAGGACGGGTCGATCTTCGACGCGCTGGAGCGCGAGATCCGGTCCGCGCGCGAGTCGATCCACATCTGCGAGTTCATGTGGCGCGGCACCGGCGACCCCTCCGAGCGGATCGGCCGCGCGGTGCTCGAGCGGCGCCCCGGCGTCGTCTGCCGGATCGTGCTCGACTGGTTCGGCTCGCAGCACTTCGACCCGGCGCTGGAGCGGCGGCTGGTGGCGAGCGGCTGCGCCATCCGGCGCCACGCGCCGCTGCCGGACCCGTTCCGCTGCAACCACCGGCGCGTGCTGGTGTTCGACGGGCGGACCGCGTTCGTGGGCGGCTTCGGGATCTGGAAGAGCTGGCTCGGGAACGGGGTGGGCGAGGAGGGCTGGCGCGACACGGCCGCCCGGGTGCGCGGCCCCGCGGTGGGCGACCTGCAGCGCGCCTTCGACGAGAGCTTCCAGGCGGCGGGCGGCCAGCCGCTCCCGGCCTCCGCCTACCCGCGCCTCGCGCCGGCCGGGCCGCACCGCGTGGCGGTGGTCGCGTCCACGCCCGCCTGGGCGCGCGCCACGCTGGCCGCGCGGATGAGCTATGCGCTGCTGGCCTCGGCCCGGCGCCGGCTGTGGATCGCGAACTCCTACTTCGTGCCGGATCGCTCGCTCCAGGACGTGCTGATCGCCCGTGCCCGGGCCGGGGTGGACGTGCGGGTGCTCGCGCCGGGACCGTGGCACGACGTTCCGCTGGTGCAGGCCGGGCAGCGCCGGACCTACCGGCGGCTGCTCGCGGGCGGGGTGCGCGTGTTCGAGTACGACGCGTCGATGATGCACGCGAAGACCATCCTCGCGGACGGCGCCTGCGCGATCGGCTCGACCAACATGGACTCGCAGAGCCTCTCGTTCCTGTGGGAGACGTCGATCGTGACCGACGCGCCCGAGGCGGCCGCCGGGCTCGCCCGGCGGTTCGGGCTGGACCTGACCCGCTCGTACGAGATCGAGCCCGGCGCCTGGCGGCGGCGGCCGAGGGCCATGCGGCTCCGCGAGGCCGGCGCCGCGGTGGCCGAGCCCTGGCTCTGA
- the rpsI gene encoding 30S ribosomal protein S9: MAIQANMTVGRRKEAVARVRLVPGTGNITINGRSMDEYFGRETSKMILVEPLKLVDQMGKLDVFVNAAGGGLSGQAGAIRHGISRALVELNPEYRPVLKKAGFMTRDARAVERKKYGRPGARKRFQFSKR; the protein is encoded by the coding sequence ATGGCTATCCAGGCGAACATGACCGTCGGCCGTCGCAAGGAGGCGGTCGCGCGCGTGCGGCTCGTCCCCGGCACGGGCAACATCACCATCAACGGCCGCTCGATGGACGAGTACTTCGGCCGCGAGACCTCGAAGATGATCCTGGTCGAGCCGCTGAAGCTCGTCGACCAGATGGGCAAGCTCGACGTCTTCGTGAACGCGGCCGGCGGCGGCCTCTCCGGCCAGGCCGGCGCGATCCGCCACGGCATCAGCCGCGCGCTGGTCGAGTTGAACCCCGAGTACCGTCCGGTGCTCAAGAAGGCCGGCTTCATGACCCGCGACGCGCGCGCCGTCGAGCGCAAGAAGTACGGCCGTCCGGGCGCCCGCAAGCGCTTCCAGTTCTCCAAGCGCTAG
- the rplM gene encoding 50S ribosomal protein L13, which yields MSKGTTHSATRAEALNGRKWWVVDATDLTVGRAATRIASILKGKHKPAYTPSMDTGDFVVVVNAGKVRFTGNKETDKVFFTHTMHPGGAKQTPMNKLRERHPEQIIENAVRRMLPRNNLGRQMLAKLKVYAGDTHPHAAQKPEALSLAQ from the coding sequence ATGTCCAAAGGCACCACGCACAGCGCCACCCGCGCAGAGGCCCTGAACGGTCGGAAGTGGTGGGTCGTCGACGCCACCGATCTCACCGTCGGCCGCGCCGCCACCCGCATCGCCTCGATCCTCAAGGGCAAGCACAAGCCGGCGTACACCCCCTCGATGGACACCGGCGACTTCGTGGTCGTGGTGAACGCCGGGAAGGTCCGCTTCACCGGCAACAAGGAGACCGACAAGGTCTTCTTCACGCACACCATGCACCCGGGCGGCGCGAAGCAGACGCCGATGAACAAGCTCCGCGAGCGGCACCCCGAGCAGATCATCGAGAACGCCGTCCGCCGCATGCTGCCCCGCAACAACCTCGGCCGGCAGATGCTCGCCAAGCTCAAGGTCTACGCGGGCGACACGCACCCGCACGCGGCGCAGAAGCCCGAGGCGCTGAGCCTCGCTCAGTAA